Below is a genomic region from Streptomyces ferrugineus.
CCGAGCCGGTCGACCGCCTCGGTCAGCCGCTCGCGGACGAGCCGCAGCAGGGCCCGGCGGTGCCGCGTGGATCCGAAGGCGTAGGCGCCGGCGCACAGATGGACGGTGATCGTGGTGAACACGTCGGCGACCGGCCCGTCGTCCGTGCCGAGGATCCGGGCGTCGTCGAAGTCCCATGGCCCGGGCAGGGCCGCGGCGAGCCGCTCGGTGTTGATCCGCGGCCCGTCGTTGTCCTTGAACAGCAGCCGAAGCTCGCCCGACCGCAGCACCAGGGAGACGTTCTGCTGGTGCGACTCCAGCGCGACGCCGTAGCCGAACAGCGTGGTCTGCCAGTCGAACAGCAGGGTCAGGGCCGCGTCCAGCAGGGCGAGCGGATCACCGCCGTAGAAGCGGTCGGCGAGCCCGTCGATCACCGGGCGTCCGTCCGGCGCCTCGGCCAGGAGCGCCGCCAGCGGCACCACCTCGCAGTCGTCGAGCCCGGCCGGGTAGCGGCGGCACAGCACGGCCAGCAGCTCGTGCCCGGCGTGGGCGTACGTCGTCTCGTCGGCGTGCAGGACCGTGTCCCGGAAGCGGGGCTCGCGGGCGATCACCGCCTCCAGCAGCCGCTGGCCCACCGCTCCGTCGACCAGCGTGCCGGGCTTGATGGTGCGCTTGTTGCGCAGGCCCAGCGTGGCGGTGGCGAGGGGGAGTTTGAGGTGGACGCAAGGGTCGTCGACCGTGGCCACGGTCCGCATGGAGAGGGTCGGTACGACGTCCAGGCAGGCGCGGTCGGCCAGTACGGACCCGCCGGGCAGGGCGTCGACGGTCAGCGGATGCACGGGCAGCGTCACATGCGTGTCCCGCAGGTCGGGCAGGCCCAGCATGTCGGGCGTCGGCCAGAACTCCGGCAGCTTGCCCGCCACGGTGACCTCGTCCCAGGGCACGGCGAGCCAGCGCAGCGCGAAGCGCGGGCGGAACTCCGGGGCGTACGCGCGCAGTTGCTCTTCCGTCAGCCCCGAGCGGCCGCGTGCCGTCGGGTAGACGGGGTGGTCGTGGCGGGCGGCGAGCGTGTCGTACGCCAGGCTGCCGCCGAGGCCGTGCCCGACCGTGAGCCGGGCCATGACCTCCGCCCGTGTCGCCGTGTGCAGCCGCAGGGTCGCCA
It encodes:
- a CDS encoding IucA/IucC family protein; this translates as MTATDRWEAELLTRVLSALLREDVVGLRTRSTTVHEQDGPWLRLATGEDALLLPVAEDGFQCRYAARRPVLVRESDGAELTSYDSVLGALRELAEPEDRGGFDAFAEECRQTLATLRLHTATRAEVMARLTVGHGLGGSLAYDTLAARHDHPVYPTARGRSGLTEEQLRAYAPEFRPRFALRWLAVPWDEVTVAGKLPEFWPTPDMLGLPDLRDTHVTLPVHPLTVDALPGGSVLADRACLDVVPTLSMRTVATVDDPCVHLKLPLATATLGLRNKRTIKPGTLVDGAVGQRLLEAVIAREPRFRDTVLHADETTYAHAGHELLAVLCRRYPAGLDDCEVVPLAALLAEAPDGRPVIDGLADRFYGGDPLALLDAALTLLFDWQTTLFGYGVALESHQQNVSLVLRSGELRLLFKDNDGPRINTERLAAALPGPWDFDDARILGTDDGPVADVFTTITVHLCAGAYAFGSTRHRRALLRLVRERLTEAVDRLGGDAADVLRARVLQAPELPVKAMVTAGTLLSKERSGAADINKHYTTGPNYLLPQGGSA